Below is a window of Cataglyphis hispanica isolate Lineage 1 chromosome 2, ULB_Chis1_1.0, whole genome shotgun sequence DNA.
AGTTTTTGCCGTTGCCAGACCAAAATCACCGATTTTAACAGTGAGATCGTCGtgtagaaatatattgttgCTCTTCAAGTCTCGGTGAATAATGTTCTTTGCGTGCAAATAGTCCATGCCTTGCGCAGTTTGTCTTCCAATCTCTATCAATGTTAGTAGTTCAAATTTGGACTCAAATACGTGCAAGTGTTTATACAGAGATGAGCCTTCGCACCATTGTGTCACAATCGCAAGCTGTGGTTTACTGACACAACCCATAAATAGCAAGATATTCACATGTCGAGTCTTACGTAAAACAGCCACCTCATTTTTGAATGCTTGTAACTGTGCAGATGTAGGAATTTTAACATTGAGTGTTTTCACTGCAACAGGTCCATGCCAATGAGCCTTATATACAGTTCCAAATGATCCTGATCCAATACGTGGTCCTACTAGAATCTCATCTGCTGGGATTTCCCAATCCTCGATAGACTCCCTTGGCGCTAAGAGATTCTTTGAAGATTCGTCGGCTGACTTTGCTCTTGGTCGTTTCGGCCTTAAAGTATTTGTGGGACTAGCTTGCGTAGACTGACTATGCTTCGTTGGACTACTGCCAGGTGACACAGGACTTTGAATAGTACCGACAGGTCTTCCTAAACTCTGAGATCTACTATACTCATCTAGATTGATAGGTTCACCACCTGGCTTAACCATATTAAAGCAGACATTAGGTGCTGAGCTAGATCGGTCTTGTTGGCCCAAGGAACGTGGATGCCTCTGATTTCTCGATGGAGCTAGAGAAGGGGACATACTACTACCCAATCTGTAATCAGAGGGAATGTGCACGATTCCAATGGTAGTCTCTGGATTATGCGCGAGTAACGCTTGATAGTAAGCATCCTGCATGCGTACTTGATGACATAGGGCAGGCACACCACCCGCACATCTCTGATGAAATCTGTAATTACATGTTCTGCAATAAAATCCTTGAAAAAGTAACTTTCTGCAACATTCGCAAAAGGCTAGCGAGAAAAATGTCTTACGCACAAAATTGTGCGAAATGGAAGTAGTTATGGGAAACTTATCCAAAATCTCCACCAGTATTTCGTCACATTCCAACAATGAAATGTCCACATCCCAACGTATCAAGTGCTTGGAGCTATCCATGCCCATAACGTAAACTGCACACATCTCAGTAGTAAGATTTCGAAGCTTCATCGCTTTGGCCAGTGCATCTCTCAAGGAAAGTCCCTCTCTCACTTGCACGCTGGTACGTTGCTGATTAGGTAGATACGCCCTCAGTGTATTAAAGGACTTTACCGGTGTTCTAGGGCCTCTGGCTGTATTGTTGTCACTTTCCGATATGGAAACATTACTACAGATTCTCCTGGCATTCAGCAACTCGTTAAGCTTCTGTTCCTCAGATTCGAGCTTGTGCAACTTACTAGTTAGTTCCTGATATTCATTCAGATAAATCGAAGGCGGATGTTTCAAGCCGGCAAAGCGATTGTTCAAAGTGTCGATATTCTGCCGCGTGACATTGATGATGCTCTTTATGTTGCGCAGCTCGTACCAGAGCCGATCCGTGTCCAGGTAATCGTCATCGGGATCGCTAAACTCGCCGGACTCCAGGCCGCTTCCACGCGAGGACGTCATCGCAAGTTGCGGCGGTGGCAGCGGTGGCGGCGATAGCGGCGAGTGACCCGCTGTGCCTTTCTTTCTGTGCCGTCGACGGCGCGCCAATGCCGagaatgacgacgacgacgacgacgacaacgaagAGGATGAGGGTGACGGCAACGGCGACGTTACCGCTGTCTCGGCCTGACCCTCGGCCCTATGACACGAGAACTCCGTGTACGGGTTCGCACGGATCGCCGCGTGATACCTGCATTCGCCGATCACGGCCATCTTCTTGCTACGTCGGGCAGCATCCTGGGCCGCCGCTGCCGCGCTTTGAAACACTCCGGTAGCTCGTATCGACGCGCTACCCGTAACTGAGATTGAGAAGCGGTACGCTCgcacgcgagagagagagagaaagagagagagagagagcgcgctACGATGATCTCTCGCCAACGCCACTCGATcgccctctctttctttctctcactttctctccctctcactctttctctctcgcaccTTGCTCTTTGTCTCGCTTTTCACCACGCTGCCGTTGTCTCGCTGTGCGATAAAACACGCAGCGTCCtcctcgtcctcgtcctcGTTGTCGTGATTGTGGTCGTCGTTGTCCTCGTCGTTGTCGCACGTCGTTGCCACTCTTCTCTGCCGCGTTTCTTGACGTTACTCGCGCGTATCGAATCGAATTGCCGCGATGATGCGCCGCGAGTACACGGCATGCCGCGATGTCCCTATTCCTGGCCCGCTCGCACTTGTCACCGACGTGTCACAACCTCTTCTCCGCGATCTTTCCTTTTCCTCATACACTCGCTGATCACCCCGTCCCTGACGTCGCGAACCCGATCCAACTCTACGATCTGTCGTGTACGACACAGCCTCGAGCCGTCTCGACGCAAAACTGGCACGAGCGAGGATTGCGAGGAGACGCGGGGGTATGCTATGAGCGGCGTGTTACCGGTGCTGCCAGCTGCGAGCGTCGTCTACCATGACATCCGAatacatttgaatataatGGATGGAACATTCGCGGTAAGAGGGTAAATtcgattaacaaaaaaattatattaacattaacaatatattaattttttataatagatattcgtatttctttataatattatctcattAAGGCAATACTcacaaattcaataataataaataaataaatatacttacttaataataaataaacttacaaataatatattctatatatattgtattttctatttccatTTGGCTTTCTATGTGAATTTAGATCAGCGCTTCTCAAttctattcatttttcaaagacgtttcaaaagataaaatcttttatgcaAATCTTTTTTGCACATTCTAGAAGTTCAGCTTTGCAAAACAgcaaaaaacaatttctatttccaattattatttaaaatatatataaaattgtttaaatggCTTTAgagatttttctaaaatatatacgctCCTCAAACATTTCCATAAAGATTTGATTGAGAATCGCTGATGtcaatgaaaatgttatatgtaaCACCGAATATAATCGAACCGCTAAATTAGCCGATGTTCATGCACTTCCTCCTTATtgcaattatcaattttagcCCTCTCAAAATGCTCCGTCTATATATTATGACGTCAATGTCATCTACGACGTCATCCCCTTGCCTCCCCGATCGTGTCGCGCACGTGCCGATcgctcctcttcctcctcctcctcctcctcctcctcctcctcctcctcctcctcctcctcctcctcctcttcctcctcctcctcctcctcctccttcatCACCGTCGTTCGAAATTGTTCAAATTGAGATAGCGCGAGGTAATTGTCCCAGGAGTCCCCGACGTGAATTTGCATCGCACGTTCCGCGAATGTCAACTGGCGATTGCGATCGGCCGATATTAAGCTCTGTTTGCATGTAGTACGTGTCTCTAAAACACTTTTGATAGAATCCTATCGGAGCGTTAAAGATGCATATGTTCTGCAAGCAACGATGTGAGATTTACGCGGTAAGTGTTTTTCCCCGAAAAAATTCACCActgattcaaattttaattgcaaaccggcttaaattaaattcccgCCATTTTCAATCTCCCCAAGTACCGGCCGGGCACTTGATTTACGAGACGCGACGTCCATTGTCACCATCCAGGTCGACCTGTATCCAACGACCCGTGCATCGCGAACGCCGATAATTCAAGTTCAATTTTTCCATAAACACGACCACTACGCCACTACGTTGCGCGTTCACTGACGTCATTGCAGGTACGCTTTGACGTCAGCGGCATGTGGCATCGTCGTCAGGGTAACGGAAAGCTGATTCCCATTGGTCGGGCGCGCTTATTCGCGCTACGGAATCGGCGACTGGAACATGCTCGAATCATCGAGAAAGCGTATTTTCGAACCATCAGAAATCCTTGGAGACAGCGTTTCTCTCCACGCATGATGATCGAGCGCTTATCGATCGATTCAGTAATGTCAATAAGCCACGTTGATGAGGCGAGTTGCATTCCAATCATTTaagtcgtatttttttttgaagaaatgtcGAGGCTCGTAGCTGGAAAACTGGCACTTGTTACCGGTTTGTggagatttttgttttttaaacaatttaatcgaaTTCATTAATTCTGagaaaatagcaaaaattttttatctcgaatCATTATTAGCAAAAATGCATTAgactaaaatatatgtataataaataacgcgAAATCTTATTTGCTTTTTCTCTATCATATGTTACAGGTGCTGGAAGCGGCATCGGAAAGGAGGTATGTCGGGTTTTGGCTCGCGAAGGCGCAAGTATTATCGCGGCCGATCAGAATATCGAAACTTCTCAGAAAACTGTTGCCATCTTGGaaggtttatatatatatatctttgttaatatttttatatcaggagagagaaaacttttaaaactGATACAGAGTTTATTTTCATGTGTtttgtattgaaattatatttatttgtctattctcttaataattaattttatcatatgactattatatttgttttgcttcatagtatattttctattgcaGGTGCTGATcatattgcattaaatattcatgttaATGACCGAAACAGTGTCGAAACAGCCTTTAAAGatattgtaaaacaattttcaaagCCACCCACCATCATTGTTAATTCAGCAGGCATCACGCGGGATAACTTTTTGGTGAAACTCAGTGACAATGATTTTGATGATGTCATTGATGTCAATTTAAAGggtacttttttaattatgcaaactGCAGTCAAAGCGATGATAGAGGCAAATACAACCAAAGATTCttcaattatcaatataagtTCTATTATTGCTATACGTGGAAACATTGGACAAAGTAACTATAGTGCATCAAAAGCTGGAGTGATAGCTATGACGAAGAGTGCTTCAATGGAATTTGGACAGTACGTATTAGATAtacattttgattaatttatttagtttttgctaacatgaaaattaatatgtatatatatatatatatatatatatatatatatatatatatattaatatgtatatatatatatgttacagatTTGGGATCCGAGTAAACACAGTATTGCCTGGTTTTATAGCCACTCCTATGACTACAACTGTACCTGACAAAGTTAAGGAATTATCTCTAAAAAGAATACCATTGCAAAGAATGGGAAAGCCACAAGAAGTAGCAGAGGTTATCTTGTTTTTAGCTTCTGATAAGAGTTCTTATATAAATGGAGCTTCTATTGAAGTTACTGGAGGAATGGCTTAAATTTTACACACaattcatatatacacataagatGTGCCATATAGATAGACTATTGATCAAGTACtatactttacatatatatgtatatatttttatatatataaagcttgttttttataataatctattcgattcgcgataaaattcaagacagaattttatttataattttatatttcgcatattttaatgtatgtgtctcgacattttgtatatatatccatattttatttcattaaatattttctatattatacatgaaattatctcaatattataatgtataaaattttataatatataaatattataatatataaaaaattgtatttcgaattttatcgTGAATTCAAAAAGATCATCTACAGTAGTCTGTAAATATAAGTactcatattaatatatattttttagaaatgttaaattggtatatatgtatacatttttgctgttatatttttgcaacatattaaagatataaattacaaatcttgtaaatatctttacaaaaatttttttcttttttaagcaTGTAAAATATCCTATATAATTGCGATAAATTACTTCCTTTTTCCTTTGAGCTTTCTCGCGTGTTTGTGTGCCTTATAGTgtgtctttttcttctcttcaataatctctttatatttacgcTTATTGTATTTTGTGAACTCCGCATCTGCCAGAAGTTCGTCGACAATTGTTTTCTTGCGCTCCTTCTTTGTAAGACGTGAGGAATAAAAGTCCATTGGAGAATCGACAACCTTGCCAATGTGGAAATGTTTTGGCAATACTTTCATGTCATTCTTCTTGTAAAAGCGTTTAGGATCCAAAGCGGATCTCATTCGTAATATTTCAAGATCATGCCTAATCTCAGGCGTTATTTTAGGTGCTCGCATATTAAACCATTCTGCACCTGTACCCATCTTTCGTTTTTCACGTCGTTTGCGTATTTCTAATTGATGTTTGCTCAACTCATATGGCGGTACAACATGCAATTTCTCAAAATCAGGGGTGATAacgctttttttcaaaatcttgtCCAATGGATTTAACTCTTTTCTTATTTGCATTAGCTCTTCCATTGGTTCAAACTTTTCTTTTGAAGATTTCCAACCCATGTCGATTTCAAATTTCTCAAGATCAAAATCATTGCTCGaggaagaaaaattctttttctttggcTTGTCCTCAATTTCGAGATAATCTGC
It encodes the following:
- the LOC126858931 gene encoding deoxynucleotidyltransferase terminal-interacting protein 2, coding for MEFVYSDNKAEEIKTIDIDLKRIYDADYLEIEDKPKKKNFSSSSNDFDLEKFEIDMGWKSSKEKFEPMEELMQIRKELNPLDKILKKSVITPDFEKLHVVPPYELSKHQLEIRKRREKRKMGTGAEWFNMRAPKITPEIRHDLEILRMRSALDPKRFYKKNDMKVLPKHFHIGKVVDSPMDFYSSRLTKKERKKTIVDELLADAEFTKYNKRKYKEIIEEKKKTHYKAHKHARKLKGKRK
- the LOC126858904 gene encoding raf homolog serine/threonine-protein kinase Raf, encoding MAVIGECRYHAAIRANPYTEFSCHRAEGQAETAVTSPLPSPSSSSLSSSSSSSFSALARRRRHRKKGTAGHSPLSPPPLPPPQLAMTSSRGSGLESGEFSDPDDDYLDTDRLWYELRNIKSIINVTRQNIDTLNNRFAGLKHPPSIYLNEYQELTSKLHKLESEEQKLNELLNARRICSNVSISESDNNTARGPRTPVKSFNTLRAYLPNQQRTSVQVREGLSLRDALAKAMKLRNLTTEMCAVYVMGMDSSKHLIRWDVDISLLECDEILVEILDKFPITTSISHNFVRKTFFSLAFCECCRKLLFQGFYCRTCNYRFHQRCAGGVPALCHQVRMQDAYYQALLAHNPETTIGIVHIPSDYRLGSSMSPSLAPSRNQRHPRSLGQQDRSSSAPNVCFNMVKPGGEPINLDEYSRSQSLGRPVGTIQSPVSPGSSPTKHSQSTQASPTNTLRPKRPRAKSADESSKNLLAPRESIEDWEIPADEILVGPRIGSGSFGTVYKAHWHGPVAVKTLNVKIPTSAQLQAFKNEVAVLRKTRHVNILLFMGCVSKPQLAIVTQWCEGSSLYKHLHVFESKFELLTLIEIGRQTAQGMDYLHAKNIIHRDLKSNNIFLHDDLTVKIGDFGLATAKTRWSGSQQFHQPTGSILWMAPEVIRMQEENPYSFQSDVYAFGVVLFELLAGQLPYSHINNKDQILFMVGRGYLRPDLDKLRSDTPKALKRLTEDCIKFSRDERPVFRQILVSLESLLRGLPKITRSASEPNLNRTQLQSDDFLYTCASPKTPVNFQFGPFSFYPPGGNI
- the LOC126858930 gene encoding estradiol 17-beta-dehydrogenase 8: MSRLVAGKLALVTGAGSGIGKEVCRVLAREGASIIAADQNIETSQKTVAILEGADHIALNIHVNDRNSVETAFKDIVKQFSKPPTIIVNSAGITRDNFLVKLSDNDFDDVIDVNLKGTFLIMQTAVKAMIEANTTKDSSIINISSIIAIRGNIGQSNYSASKAGVIAMTKSASMEFGQFGIRVNTVLPGFIATPMTTTVPDKVKELSLKRIPLQRMGKPQEVAEVILFLASDKSSYINGASIEVTGGMA